One window of Paralichthys olivaceus isolate ysfri-2021 chromosome 20, ASM2471397v2, whole genome shotgun sequence genomic DNA carries:
- the LOC109631871 gene encoding uncharacterized protein isoform X4 gives MSQVEELKVFVSERLQAAVSDVLGAFEKTLAGYEEQTSRLKDENNRYRSLLDVVLLSKLPQTKVGHANKSTPAAAAAAAAAASPVASNSTAERTSSSYAGHAIKSIPSAAASPVASDSSSAQTIKRTFIAHGHVNKSTLTASASLVASDSSSAQTAERPSCYSGDAQCLFTSHDNFFKLAANDNCPLCIKSVQATEKHLMKRHYRFAVHFNEGGTEKFVVPCFCTDNGQGRSHWHCPFCVKIIHRKCNFEVHLSKQHGDAILLQSQDAVSHQDCKHPELIQKGDSQMGGQSLEADSDQDSPVSIIYVNSFIQDLSEINCVQSTKGPPRPLDTQPDGWFGKTWQPDGDCQNTNGGGAVTENNSSHNTEESQSHTVCSNLKALGSKKKKNVKRTLPLSSLIKKESSGGSTFQNLTGRHSCKAHAKHTLKKHVQTHKVDKSHICEVCGKRLLSKVSLVHHRQSHPKRNQCGICKKVFSNNSNLQRHWRLHRPKGLNDMSSA, from the exons ATGAGTCAGGTGGAAGAATTAAAGGTGTTTGTCTCCGAGCGACTGCAGGCGGCTGTCTCTGACGTCTTAGGCGCCTTTGAGAAAACGTTAGCGGGGTACGAGGAGCAGACTTCCCGCTTGAAGGACGAAAACAACCGCTACCGCTCCCTGCTGGATGTCGTGCTCCTGTCCAAGTTACCGCAAACAAAGG TAGGCCACGCTAACAAAAGtacacctgctgctgctgctgctgctgctgctgctgccagcccGGTAGCCTCAAACTCAACGGCTGAAAGAACTTCCTCTTCTTATG CAGGTCACGCCATCAAAAGTAtcccttctgctgctgccagTCCAGTAGCCTCAGACTCAAGTTCTGCACAAACGATCAAAAGAACTTTCATTGCTCATG GTCATGTCAACAAAAGTACCCTTACTGCTTCTGCCAGCCTGGTAGCCTCAGATTCAAGTTCTGCACAAACGGCCGAAAGACCTTCCTGTTATTCTGGTG aTGCACAGTGTCTCTTCACCTCACACGACAACTTTTTCAAGCTTGCAGCCAATGACAATTGTCCCCTCTGCATCAAGAGTGTTCAGGCCACTGAGAAACATTTGATGAAGAGGCATTATCGATTCGCTGTTCATTTTAATGAGGGGGGCACAG AAAAATTTGTGGTGCCATGTTTTTGCACCGATAATGGCCAAGGAAGAAGTCACTGGCACTGCCCATTTTGCGTAAAGATCATTCATCGGAAATGTAACTTTGAGGTGCACTTATCAAAACAACATG GTGATGCAATACTACTGCAGAGCCAAGATGCAG TGAGTCATCAGGACTGTAAGCATCCGGAGCTGATACAAAAAGGCGACAGTCAAATGGGAGGACAAAGTCTGGAGGCAGACAGTGACCAAGATTCACCTGTCAGCATCATTTATGTGAACAGTTTTATCCAAGATTTGAGTGAAATCAACTGTGTGCAAAGCACGAAGGGGCCTCCTCGACCCCTGGACACTCAGCCTGACGGTTGGTTTGGTAAAACATGGCAGCCTGATGGAGACTGTCAGAACACCAATGGAGGTGGTGCTGTCACTGAGAATAACAGCAGCCACAATACTGAAGAGTCGCAGAGCCACACAGTTTGTTCGAATTTAAAGGCACTTGgttcaaagaagaagaagaatgtgaaAAGGACTTTGCCCCTCTcaagtttaattaaaaaggaATCATCAGGAGGATCTACCTTTCAGAATCTCACAGGTCGTCATTCTTGTAAAGCTCATGCGAAGCACACATTGAAGaaacatgtgcaaacacacaaagtggaCAAAAGCCACATTTGTGAAGTCTGTGGAAAACGATTATTGTCTAAAGTAAGTTTAGTCCATCACCGTCAAAGCCACCCAAAGAGAAACCAATGCGGAATAtgcaaaaaagtgttttctaaTAATTCCAATCTGCAACGGCATTGGAGATTGCACAGACCAAAGGGTCTAAATGATATGTCATCAgcttaa
- the LOC109631871 gene encoding uncharacterized protein isoform X3, protein MSQVEELKVFVSERLQAAVSDVLGAFEKTLAGYEEQTSRLKDENNRYRSLLDVVLLSKLPQTKVGHANKSTPAAAAAAAAAASPVASNSTAERTSSSYGHAIKSIPSAAASPVASDSSSAQTIKRTFIAHAGHVNKSTLTASASLVASDSSSAQTAERPSCYSGDAQCLFTSHDNFFKLAANDNCPLCIKSVQATEKHLMKRHYRFAVHFNEGGTEKFVVPCFCTDNGQGRSHWHCPFCVKIIHRKCNFEVHLSKQHGDAILLQSQDAVSHQDCKHPELIQKGDSQMGGQSLEADSDQDSPVSIIYVNSFIQDLSEINCVQSTKGPPRPLDTQPDGWFGKTWQPDGDCQNTNGGGAVTENNSSHNTEESQSHTVCSNLKALGSKKKKNVKRTLPLSSLIKKESSGGSTFQNLTGRHSCKAHAKHTLKKHVQTHKVDKSHICEVCGKRLLSKVSLVHHRQSHPKRNQCGICKKVFSNNSNLQRHWRLHRPKGLNDMSSA, encoded by the exons ATGAGTCAGGTGGAAGAATTAAAGGTGTTTGTCTCCGAGCGACTGCAGGCGGCTGTCTCTGACGTCTTAGGCGCCTTTGAGAAAACGTTAGCGGGGTACGAGGAGCAGACTTCCCGCTTGAAGGACGAAAACAACCGCTACCGCTCCCTGCTGGATGTCGTGCTCCTGTCCAAGTTACCGCAAACAAAGG TAGGCCACGCTAACAAAAGtacacctgctgctgctgctgctgctgctgctgctgccagcccGGTAGCCTCAAACTCAACGGCTGAAAGAACTTCCTCTTCTTATG GTCACGCCATCAAAAGTAtcccttctgctgctgccagTCCAGTAGCCTCAGACTCAAGTTCTGCACAAACGATCAAAAGAACTTTCATTGCTCATG cAGGTCATGTCAACAAAAGTACCCTTACTGCTTCTGCCAGCCTGGTAGCCTCAGATTCAAGTTCTGCACAAACGGCCGAAAGACCTTCCTGTTATTCTGGTG aTGCACAGTGTCTCTTCACCTCACACGACAACTTTTTCAAGCTTGCAGCCAATGACAATTGTCCCCTCTGCATCAAGAGTGTTCAGGCCACTGAGAAACATTTGATGAAGAGGCATTATCGATTCGCTGTTCATTTTAATGAGGGGGGCACAG AAAAATTTGTGGTGCCATGTTTTTGCACCGATAATGGCCAAGGAAGAAGTCACTGGCACTGCCCATTTTGCGTAAAGATCATTCATCGGAAATGTAACTTTGAGGTGCACTTATCAAAACAACATG GTGATGCAATACTACTGCAGAGCCAAGATGCAG TGAGTCATCAGGACTGTAAGCATCCGGAGCTGATACAAAAAGGCGACAGTCAAATGGGAGGACAAAGTCTGGAGGCAGACAGTGACCAAGATTCACCTGTCAGCATCATTTATGTGAACAGTTTTATCCAAGATTTGAGTGAAATCAACTGTGTGCAAAGCACGAAGGGGCCTCCTCGACCCCTGGACACTCAGCCTGACGGTTGGTTTGGTAAAACATGGCAGCCTGATGGAGACTGTCAGAACACCAATGGAGGTGGTGCTGTCACTGAGAATAACAGCAGCCACAATACTGAAGAGTCGCAGAGCCACACAGTTTGTTCGAATTTAAAGGCACTTGgttcaaagaagaagaagaatgtgaaAAGGACTTTGCCCCTCTcaagtttaattaaaaaggaATCATCAGGAGGATCTACCTTTCAGAATCTCACAGGTCGTCATTCTTGTAAAGCTCATGCGAAGCACACATTGAAGaaacatgtgcaaacacacaaagtggaCAAAAGCCACATTTGTGAAGTCTGTGGAAAACGATTATTGTCTAAAGTAAGTTTAGTCCATCACCGTCAAAGCCACCCAAAGAGAAACCAATGCGGAATAtgcaaaaaagtgttttctaaTAATTCCAATCTGCAACGGCATTGGAGATTGCACAGACCAAAGGGTCTAAATGATATGTCATCAgcttaa
- the LOC109631871 gene encoding uncharacterized protein isoform X1, giving the protein MSQVEELKVFVSERLQAAVSDVLGAFEKTLAGYEEQTSRLKDENNRYRSLLDVVLLSKLPQTKVGHANKSTPAAAAAAAAAASPVASNSTAERTSSSYAGHAIKSIPSAAASPVASDSSSAQTIKRTFIAHAGHVNKSTLTASASLVASDSSSAQTAERPSCYSGDAQCLFTSHDNFFKLAANDNCPLCIKSVQATEKHLMKRHYRFAVHFNEGGTEKFVVPCFCTDNGQGRSHWHCPFCVKIIHRKCNFEVHLSKQHGDAILLQSQDAVSHQDCKHPELIQKGDSQMGGQSLEADSDQDSPVSIIYVNSFIQDLSEINCVQSTKGPPRPLDTQPDGWFGKTWQPDGDCQNTNGGGAVTENNSSHNTEESQSHTVCSNLKALGSKKKKNVKRTLPLSSLIKKESSGGSTFQNLTGRHSCKAHAKHTLKKHVQTHKVDKSHICEVCGKRLLSKVSLVHHRQSHPKRNQCGICKKVFSNNSNLQRHWRLHRPKGLNDMSSA; this is encoded by the exons ATGAGTCAGGTGGAAGAATTAAAGGTGTTTGTCTCCGAGCGACTGCAGGCGGCTGTCTCTGACGTCTTAGGCGCCTTTGAGAAAACGTTAGCGGGGTACGAGGAGCAGACTTCCCGCTTGAAGGACGAAAACAACCGCTACCGCTCCCTGCTGGATGTCGTGCTCCTGTCCAAGTTACCGCAAACAAAGG TAGGCCACGCTAACAAAAGtacacctgctgctgctgctgctgctgctgctgctgccagcccGGTAGCCTCAAACTCAACGGCTGAAAGAACTTCCTCTTCTTATG CAGGTCACGCCATCAAAAGTAtcccttctgctgctgccagTCCAGTAGCCTCAGACTCAAGTTCTGCACAAACGATCAAAAGAACTTTCATTGCTCATG cAGGTCATGTCAACAAAAGTACCCTTACTGCTTCTGCCAGCCTGGTAGCCTCAGATTCAAGTTCTGCACAAACGGCCGAAAGACCTTCCTGTTATTCTGGTG aTGCACAGTGTCTCTTCACCTCACACGACAACTTTTTCAAGCTTGCAGCCAATGACAATTGTCCCCTCTGCATCAAGAGTGTTCAGGCCACTGAGAAACATTTGATGAAGAGGCATTATCGATTCGCTGTTCATTTTAATGAGGGGGGCACAG AAAAATTTGTGGTGCCATGTTTTTGCACCGATAATGGCCAAGGAAGAAGTCACTGGCACTGCCCATTTTGCGTAAAGATCATTCATCGGAAATGTAACTTTGAGGTGCACTTATCAAAACAACATG GTGATGCAATACTACTGCAGAGCCAAGATGCAG TGAGTCATCAGGACTGTAAGCATCCGGAGCTGATACAAAAAGGCGACAGTCAAATGGGAGGACAAAGTCTGGAGGCAGACAGTGACCAAGATTCACCTGTCAGCATCATTTATGTGAACAGTTTTATCCAAGATTTGAGTGAAATCAACTGTGTGCAAAGCACGAAGGGGCCTCCTCGACCCCTGGACACTCAGCCTGACGGTTGGTTTGGTAAAACATGGCAGCCTGATGGAGACTGTCAGAACACCAATGGAGGTGGTGCTGTCACTGAGAATAACAGCAGCCACAATACTGAAGAGTCGCAGAGCCACACAGTTTGTTCGAATTTAAAGGCACTTGgttcaaagaagaagaagaatgtgaaAAGGACTTTGCCCCTCTcaagtttaattaaaaaggaATCATCAGGAGGATCTACCTTTCAGAATCTCACAGGTCGTCATTCTTGTAAAGCTCATGCGAAGCACACATTGAAGaaacatgtgcaaacacacaaagtggaCAAAAGCCACATTTGTGAAGTCTGTGGAAAACGATTATTGTCTAAAGTAAGTTTAGTCCATCACCGTCAAAGCCACCCAAAGAGAAACCAATGCGGAATAtgcaaaaaagtgttttctaaTAATTCCAATCTGCAACGGCATTGGAGATTGCACAGACCAAAGGGTCTAAATGATATGTCATCAgcttaa
- the LOC109631871 gene encoding uncharacterized protein isoform X5, producing the protein MSQVEELKVFVSERLQAAVSDVLGAFEKTLAGYEEQTSRLKDENNRYRSLLDVVLLSKLPQTKGHANKSTPAAAAAAAAAASPVASNSTAERTSSSYGHAIKSIPSAAASPVASDSSSAQTIKRTFIAHAGHVNKSTLTASASLVASDSSSAQTAERPSCYSGDAQCLFTSHDNFFKLAANDNCPLCIKSVQATEKHLMKRHYRFAVHFNEGGTEKFVVPCFCTDNGQGRSHWHCPFCVKIIHRKCNFEVHLSKQHGDAILLQSQDAVSHQDCKHPELIQKGDSQMGGQSLEADSDQDSPVSIIYVNSFIQDLSEINCVQSTKGPPRPLDTQPDGWFGKTWQPDGDCQNTNGGGAVTENNSSHNTEESQSHTVCSNLKALGSKKKKNVKRTLPLSSLIKKESSGGSTFQNLTGRHSCKAHAKHTLKKHVQTHKVDKSHICEVCGKRLLSKVSLVHHRQSHPKRNQCGICKKVFSNNSNLQRHWRLHRPKGLNDMSSA; encoded by the exons ATGAGTCAGGTGGAAGAATTAAAGGTGTTTGTCTCCGAGCGACTGCAGGCGGCTGTCTCTGACGTCTTAGGCGCCTTTGAGAAAACGTTAGCGGGGTACGAGGAGCAGACTTCCCGCTTGAAGGACGAAAACAACCGCTACCGCTCCCTGCTGGATGTCGTGCTCCTGTCCAAGTTACCGCAAACAAAGG GCCACGCTAACAAAAGtacacctgctgctgctgctgctgctgctgctgctgccagcccGGTAGCCTCAAACTCAACGGCTGAAAGAACTTCCTCTTCTTATG GTCACGCCATCAAAAGTAtcccttctgctgctgccagTCCAGTAGCCTCAGACTCAAGTTCTGCACAAACGATCAAAAGAACTTTCATTGCTCATG cAGGTCATGTCAACAAAAGTACCCTTACTGCTTCTGCCAGCCTGGTAGCCTCAGATTCAAGTTCTGCACAAACGGCCGAAAGACCTTCCTGTTATTCTGGTG aTGCACAGTGTCTCTTCACCTCACACGACAACTTTTTCAAGCTTGCAGCCAATGACAATTGTCCCCTCTGCATCAAGAGTGTTCAGGCCACTGAGAAACATTTGATGAAGAGGCATTATCGATTCGCTGTTCATTTTAATGAGGGGGGCACAG AAAAATTTGTGGTGCCATGTTTTTGCACCGATAATGGCCAAGGAAGAAGTCACTGGCACTGCCCATTTTGCGTAAAGATCATTCATCGGAAATGTAACTTTGAGGTGCACTTATCAAAACAACATG GTGATGCAATACTACTGCAGAGCCAAGATGCAG TGAGTCATCAGGACTGTAAGCATCCGGAGCTGATACAAAAAGGCGACAGTCAAATGGGAGGACAAAGTCTGGAGGCAGACAGTGACCAAGATTCACCTGTCAGCATCATTTATGTGAACAGTTTTATCCAAGATTTGAGTGAAATCAACTGTGTGCAAAGCACGAAGGGGCCTCCTCGACCCCTGGACACTCAGCCTGACGGTTGGTTTGGTAAAACATGGCAGCCTGATGGAGACTGTCAGAACACCAATGGAGGTGGTGCTGTCACTGAGAATAACAGCAGCCACAATACTGAAGAGTCGCAGAGCCACACAGTTTGTTCGAATTTAAAGGCACTTGgttcaaagaagaagaagaatgtgaaAAGGACTTTGCCCCTCTcaagtttaattaaaaaggaATCATCAGGAGGATCTACCTTTCAGAATCTCACAGGTCGTCATTCTTGTAAAGCTCATGCGAAGCACACATTGAAGaaacatgtgcaaacacacaaagtggaCAAAAGCCACATTTGTGAAGTCTGTGGAAAACGATTATTGTCTAAAGTAAGTTTAGTCCATCACCGTCAAAGCCACCCAAAGAGAAACCAATGCGGAATAtgcaaaaaagtgttttctaaTAATTCCAATCTGCAACGGCATTGGAGATTGCACAGACCAAAGGGTCTAAATGATATGTCATCAgcttaa
- the LOC109631871 gene encoding uncharacterized protein isoform X2: MSQVEELKVFVSERLQAAVSDVLGAFEKTLAGYEEQTSRLKDENNRYRSLLDVVLLSKLPQTKGHANKSTPAAAAAAAAAASPVASNSTAERTSSSYAGHAIKSIPSAAASPVASDSSSAQTIKRTFIAHAGHVNKSTLTASASLVASDSSSAQTAERPSCYSGDAQCLFTSHDNFFKLAANDNCPLCIKSVQATEKHLMKRHYRFAVHFNEGGTEKFVVPCFCTDNGQGRSHWHCPFCVKIIHRKCNFEVHLSKQHGDAILLQSQDAVSHQDCKHPELIQKGDSQMGGQSLEADSDQDSPVSIIYVNSFIQDLSEINCVQSTKGPPRPLDTQPDGWFGKTWQPDGDCQNTNGGGAVTENNSSHNTEESQSHTVCSNLKALGSKKKKNVKRTLPLSSLIKKESSGGSTFQNLTGRHSCKAHAKHTLKKHVQTHKVDKSHICEVCGKRLLSKVSLVHHRQSHPKRNQCGICKKVFSNNSNLQRHWRLHRPKGLNDMSSA; the protein is encoded by the exons ATGAGTCAGGTGGAAGAATTAAAGGTGTTTGTCTCCGAGCGACTGCAGGCGGCTGTCTCTGACGTCTTAGGCGCCTTTGAGAAAACGTTAGCGGGGTACGAGGAGCAGACTTCCCGCTTGAAGGACGAAAACAACCGCTACCGCTCCCTGCTGGATGTCGTGCTCCTGTCCAAGTTACCGCAAACAAAGG GCCACGCTAACAAAAGtacacctgctgctgctgctgctgctgctgctgctgccagcccGGTAGCCTCAAACTCAACGGCTGAAAGAACTTCCTCTTCTTATG CAGGTCACGCCATCAAAAGTAtcccttctgctgctgccagTCCAGTAGCCTCAGACTCAAGTTCTGCACAAACGATCAAAAGAACTTTCATTGCTCATG cAGGTCATGTCAACAAAAGTACCCTTACTGCTTCTGCCAGCCTGGTAGCCTCAGATTCAAGTTCTGCACAAACGGCCGAAAGACCTTCCTGTTATTCTGGTG aTGCACAGTGTCTCTTCACCTCACACGACAACTTTTTCAAGCTTGCAGCCAATGACAATTGTCCCCTCTGCATCAAGAGTGTTCAGGCCACTGAGAAACATTTGATGAAGAGGCATTATCGATTCGCTGTTCATTTTAATGAGGGGGGCACAG AAAAATTTGTGGTGCCATGTTTTTGCACCGATAATGGCCAAGGAAGAAGTCACTGGCACTGCCCATTTTGCGTAAAGATCATTCATCGGAAATGTAACTTTGAGGTGCACTTATCAAAACAACATG GTGATGCAATACTACTGCAGAGCCAAGATGCAG TGAGTCATCAGGACTGTAAGCATCCGGAGCTGATACAAAAAGGCGACAGTCAAATGGGAGGACAAAGTCTGGAGGCAGACAGTGACCAAGATTCACCTGTCAGCATCATTTATGTGAACAGTTTTATCCAAGATTTGAGTGAAATCAACTGTGTGCAAAGCACGAAGGGGCCTCCTCGACCCCTGGACACTCAGCCTGACGGTTGGTTTGGTAAAACATGGCAGCCTGATGGAGACTGTCAGAACACCAATGGAGGTGGTGCTGTCACTGAGAATAACAGCAGCCACAATACTGAAGAGTCGCAGAGCCACACAGTTTGTTCGAATTTAAAGGCACTTGgttcaaagaagaagaagaatgtgaaAAGGACTTTGCCCCTCTcaagtttaattaaaaaggaATCATCAGGAGGATCTACCTTTCAGAATCTCACAGGTCGTCATTCTTGTAAAGCTCATGCGAAGCACACATTGAAGaaacatgtgcaaacacacaaagtggaCAAAAGCCACATTTGTGAAGTCTGTGGAAAACGATTATTGTCTAAAGTAAGTTTAGTCCATCACCGTCAAAGCCACCCAAAGAGAAACCAATGCGGAATAtgcaaaaaagtgttttctaaTAATTCCAATCTGCAACGGCATTGGAGATTGCACAGACCAAAGGGTCTAAATGATATGTCATCAgcttaa
- the LOC109631871 gene encoding uncharacterized protein isoform X6, translating to MSQVEELKVFVSERLQAAVSDVLGAFEKTLAGYEEQTSRLKDENNRYRSLLDVVLLSKLPQTKVGHANKSTPAAAAAAAAAASPVASNSTAERTSSSYGHAIKSIPSAAASPVASDSSSAQTIKRTFIAHGHVNKSTLTASASLVASDSSSAQTAERPSCYSGDAQCLFTSHDNFFKLAANDNCPLCIKSVQATEKHLMKRHYRFAVHFNEGGTEKFVVPCFCTDNGQGRSHWHCPFCVKIIHRKCNFEVHLSKQHGDAILLQSQDAVSHQDCKHPELIQKGDSQMGGQSLEADSDQDSPVSIIYVNSFIQDLSEINCVQSTKGPPRPLDTQPDGWFGKTWQPDGDCQNTNGGGAVTENNSSHNTEESQSHTVCSNLKALGSKKKKNVKRTLPLSSLIKKESSGGSTFQNLTGRHSCKAHAKHTLKKHVQTHKVDKSHICEVCGKRLLSKVSLVHHRQSHPKRNQCGICKKVFSNNSNLQRHWRLHRPKGLNDMSSA from the exons ATGAGTCAGGTGGAAGAATTAAAGGTGTTTGTCTCCGAGCGACTGCAGGCGGCTGTCTCTGACGTCTTAGGCGCCTTTGAGAAAACGTTAGCGGGGTACGAGGAGCAGACTTCCCGCTTGAAGGACGAAAACAACCGCTACCGCTCCCTGCTGGATGTCGTGCTCCTGTCCAAGTTACCGCAAACAAAGG TAGGCCACGCTAACAAAAGtacacctgctgctgctgctgctgctgctgctgctgccagcccGGTAGCCTCAAACTCAACGGCTGAAAGAACTTCCTCTTCTTATG GTCACGCCATCAAAAGTAtcccttctgctgctgccagTCCAGTAGCCTCAGACTCAAGTTCTGCACAAACGATCAAAAGAACTTTCATTGCTCATG GTCATGTCAACAAAAGTACCCTTACTGCTTCTGCCAGCCTGGTAGCCTCAGATTCAAGTTCTGCACAAACGGCCGAAAGACCTTCCTGTTATTCTGGTG aTGCACAGTGTCTCTTCACCTCACACGACAACTTTTTCAAGCTTGCAGCCAATGACAATTGTCCCCTCTGCATCAAGAGTGTTCAGGCCACTGAGAAACATTTGATGAAGAGGCATTATCGATTCGCTGTTCATTTTAATGAGGGGGGCACAG AAAAATTTGTGGTGCCATGTTTTTGCACCGATAATGGCCAAGGAAGAAGTCACTGGCACTGCCCATTTTGCGTAAAGATCATTCATCGGAAATGTAACTTTGAGGTGCACTTATCAAAACAACATG GTGATGCAATACTACTGCAGAGCCAAGATGCAG TGAGTCATCAGGACTGTAAGCATCCGGAGCTGATACAAAAAGGCGACAGTCAAATGGGAGGACAAAGTCTGGAGGCAGACAGTGACCAAGATTCACCTGTCAGCATCATTTATGTGAACAGTTTTATCCAAGATTTGAGTGAAATCAACTGTGTGCAAAGCACGAAGGGGCCTCCTCGACCCCTGGACACTCAGCCTGACGGTTGGTTTGGTAAAACATGGCAGCCTGATGGAGACTGTCAGAACACCAATGGAGGTGGTGCTGTCACTGAGAATAACAGCAGCCACAATACTGAAGAGTCGCAGAGCCACACAGTTTGTTCGAATTTAAAGGCACTTGgttcaaagaagaagaagaatgtgaaAAGGACTTTGCCCCTCTcaagtttaattaaaaaggaATCATCAGGAGGATCTACCTTTCAGAATCTCACAGGTCGTCATTCTTGTAAAGCTCATGCGAAGCACACATTGAAGaaacatgtgcaaacacacaaagtggaCAAAAGCCACATTTGTGAAGTCTGTGGAAAACGATTATTGTCTAAAGTAAGTTTAGTCCATCACCGTCAAAGCCACCCAAAGAGAAACCAATGCGGAATAtgcaaaaaagtgttttctaaTAATTCCAATCTGCAACGGCATTGGAGATTGCACAGACCAAAGGGTCTAAATGATATGTCATCAgcttaa
- the LOC109631872 gene encoding progranulin, with product MSVVQLERVPDVVQEGVESLHSLKMLRISVWLLIGVFVWDFASCSVNCPDGTVCSDHATCCMTKYGFTCCQYPNAVCCSDQAHCCPFGFHCNLATQMCEKQGQLWMQIPMVKKEAAEEQAPPVLPMSSLQEPRNDQVPEASKSSVVHCDSYYICPDSTTCCRHPAGAWFCCPYSPGRCCLDGYHCCPYGYDCDYSYTHCVRRGLRYPFTPRQALSSVPATLISPPDEEVSFQETPMTALTEASDSSPEAGVIRCDSKFYCPNGMTCCKGSIYKWTCCPHPLGQCCADGLHCCPYGYTCDASLTCRAFYSVLPSGSHEHLKTE from the exons ATGTCTGTTGTTCAGTTGGAGAGAGTGCCAGACGTAGTACAGGAAGGAGTCGAATCACTTCACTCGCTGAAG ATGCTGAGGATCAGTGTGTGGCTGTTGATCGGGGTGTTTGTGTGGGACTTTGCATCCTGCTCCGTCAACTGCCCTGATGGGACAGTCTGCTCCGATCATGCCACCTGCTGTATGACTAAATATGGCTTTACCTGCTGTCAGTATCCAAAT GCCGTGTGCTGCTCAGACCAGGCTCACTGCTGTCCCTTTGGCTTTCATTGTAACCTGGCCACCCAGATGTGTGAGAAACAGGGCCAGCTGTGGATGCAGATACCTATGGTGAAgaaggaggctgcagaggagcaggCCCCTCCTGTTCTACCTATGTCTTCCCTGCAGGAGCCCAGAAACGACCAAGTCCCAGAGGCATCAAAGAGCTCAGTCGTCCACTGTGACAGCTACTATATTTGCCCTGATAGCACTACCTGCTGCAGACACCCAGCAGGCGCCTGGTTCTGTTGCCCTTACTCTCCT GGCCGCTGCTGTCTTGATGGCTACCACTGTTGCCCGTATGGCTACGACTGTGACTACTCTTACACCCACTGTGTGAGGAGGGGCCTGAGATATCCTTTCACCCCCAGACAAGCTCTGTCATCAGTCCCTGCCACTCTCATTTCACCTCCAGACGAGGAGGTCAGCTTTCAGGAG acTCCTATGACAGCTCTGACAGAGGCCAGTGACAGTTCCCCCGAGGCTGGAGTCATTCGCTGTGATTCCAAGTTTTACTGCCCAAATGGGATGACTTGCTGCAAAGGATCCATATACAAGTGGACTTGCTGCCCCCACCCACTG GGCCAGTGTTGCGCAGATGGTTTGCACTGCTGTCCATATGGATATACCTGCGACGCCTCCTTGACATGCAGGGCATTTTACTCTGTGCTCCCCTCAGGATCACACGAACATCTGaaaacagagtga